In Embleya scabrispora, the DNA window GGGGTCGGCGTGGTGGGCCCGCACCAGGGTGTCGCCGGCCAGGTCGGAGACGCGGTCCAGGTTGAGCGCGGTGCCCACGCCCAGGGCCGCGGCGAGCGGCGGCACCGCGTCGGCGGGCCGGCCGGCGGCGACCAGGACGATGCCGTACAGCGCGTAGGTGACCGGGACTTCGGGGCGGCGGGCCAGCACGGGGTCGGCCCGCACCCGTCTCGCCCGCAGTCGGACCGCCTCCTCCAGCGCGTCCACCGCCTCGTCGTGCGCGCCGGCGGCGCTGTGCAGCAGGCCCAGGCTCTGTAGCGAGGCGGCGAGTTCGTCCTCGCGGCGCCCGGCGGGGGCGTGCTCCGCGCCGGCGTAGCCGCGGCGCACCTCGACCGCCTCGGCGGCCAGCGCGATCGCCTCCGGGCCGCGGCCGAGGCGGGCGAGCAGGGTGGCGTGCCGGAGCAGCACGGCGGCCTGCCGGGCCTCGGGCGGACCGACCCCGAGCAGCCGTTCGGCCTCGGTGAACGCGGCCAGCGCGGGTTCGCTCGCGCCGCCGGCGGCGAGTCGGCCGGCGAGTTCGTCCAGGGACAGGGCGAGTTCGACCCGATAGCGCTCGGGCGTGCGGGCGGCGAGGGTGCGAAAGAGCTGTACCGACTCGTGCAGCGCGCCCAGCGCGGCCGACTCGTCGCCGTGGTCGCCGAGTCGGGCCCCCAGTTCGCGCAGGGTCAGCGCGAGCAGCGGGCGGTGCGCGCGGTGGTCGAACGCGGCCAGTCGGCGGGCGTGTTCGGCGGCGCTCGCGGCCACCTTCACCGCGTCCTCGGTGCGGCCGTCGGCGGCCGCCACGGCGGCGAACGCGCGCAGTCCGCCGACCAGGGCGGGGCCGTGCCGGCGGTGGTCCCTGGCGGCGAGCGCGCCCAGCATCCGCACCGCGGCGCGGGCGGGCGCGGCGGCGTCGGCGTGCCGACCGGCGCGGGTCAACTGCCGTGCCTTCTCGGTCAACATCTCGGCCCGGGTCGCCTCGGCGTCGTCGACCTCGGCCGGAGCGCCGACGACGCCCGGCGGATTCGGTTCCGGTTCGGCCGGATCCGGCCCCTCGGTCCGTCCGCGTTCGGCGAAGGACGGCGCGGCGGGCGCGGTTTCGGGCGTGGCGAGGCCCGGACACGGCGACTGCGACTCGCGCCGGTGCCGGTATTCCTCCAGGTGACGCTCATGGCGTCGCAGCCATCCGAACCGCACGGGTCCCCACCTCGCCTCTGGTCCCGAAGACCTCCGCGTGACGCTATCGCGAGCGGGCCGCCGACGGGGCCGAACGGGTACGGATCCGGCCACGCACGCCTGACCGAGACGACAGCGGGATGTCCGCGGCATGCCGTTTTGCCCGGCCCGGTTCACTCCTTGGGCTCGGCTTTGCCGACTGGGCGGGGGATCCCGCGCGCTCGTGTTCCAAGATCGCTAATGTGTGCGAGTTCCATCGAAGTACGGGCGCGGCGCGCCCGACGCACAGGGGGTTCGATGCATCCGATCACACGCAGGACCTGGGGCGGGATCACCGCCGTGACGATCGGCGCGCTCGCGCTGGTCGCCTGCGACGCGGACGACAAGAAGGACACATCCAAGGCGGTCGACAGCCCGACCGCGACGGCGACGGCGACCGCGCCGCCGCCCACCGGCACCCCCGGTGGCTCCGGTACGCCGGCCACGCAGGCGCCCAAGTCGGCCAAGCCGTCGGCGAGTCTGTCCTCGGCGGGCGACCAGGGCGAGGACTGCGGCCCGGCGCCGACCACCAAGCCCGGACACCGGATCGTCTACCCGAACAAGGCGCCCAGCAAGGACTCGCTGTACTACCGCGACACCAAGTTCGTGTGCGACCCCAACGACGGCCACTACGAGCCGGTCGGCGCCGAGCAGACGCCGCTGCGCTTCGCGGCGCAGGCCACGGGCACCCTGTCCGGACCGACCCCGTGGAAGGCGCAGTACCTCGGCCAGGTGTGGGACCACATCGACAAGTGCCTGGCCGGTCGGACCGACCCCGGACACCCGTGCTCGTCGTCCGGGGCCTATGAGATCACCCTGAACGCCGCCGGCGAGATCAGCGACATCAGGGAGATCTACCACTCCTGACCCGCCGGCCCGGTCGGGCTCTCCCACCCACGGGAGGGCCCCGCCGGGCGCCCGTCAGCCCTGCGCGCCGCCCAGTTGCAGGCCCGCCATCCGGGACCACTCGTACTCGGTCGTGCGCACCTTCGCCGCGAGTTCGTTCGGGAACTCCTCGTGCAGCGTCACGCCCGCCTTGACGATCGCGGCGCGGGCGATGTCCCGGTTGCGCACGACCTGGTCGCCCCAGGCCCCGTCGGCGCCGACGAGCACGATCCGGGTCGCGTCGCGGCCGACGTACTCGACGACCGCGTCGCCCCCGCCGCCGTGCGCGGCGGTGAAGCGCTCGATGTGTTTGGCGATCCTGCGCACCTGTCGCTCGACCCGCGCATCCGGGGAACCCGGTTCCGGCGTGGCCGTCGTGGTCTCGGTGTCCGTCATGGCGCCCACATTACCGACGGGGCGTCACCGGATCCGGCGCAATCGCGCGTGGTCCGGATCACGTCGCGACGCATGATCGCGGCACATCGCGGGCGCCGCGCCCGAACCGGCTCAGAACAGCAGCGGGTCGACCGCGACCGCGACGAACAGCAGCGTCAGGTAGGTGATCGACCAGTGGAACAGCCGCATCTCCTTGAGCTTGGCGCCGGTCACCTCGGCCTTGGCCCGACGCTGCAGCCCGTGCGCCTCCCACAACCAGGCCGCCCCGAGCAGGGCCGCGGCGATCGGGTACAGCGGCCCGGTGTCCGCGGCCGGCCACAGCAGCATCGACACCCCGACCATGACCCAGCTGTAGAGCACGATCTGGTTCGCGACGACCTTGTTGCCCGCGACCACCGGCAACATCGGCACACCGGCATTGGTGTAGTCGTCGGTGAACTTCATCGACAGCGGCCAATAATGCGGCGGGGTCCAGAAGAAGACCACCGCGAACAACACCACCGGCGCCCAGTCCAGCGAATTCGTGACCGCGGTCCAGCCGATCAGCACCTGCATGCAACCCGCGATACCGCCCCACACGATGTTCTGCGGCGTGCGCCGCTTCAGCAACATCGTGTAGACGACGACGTAATAGAAGATCGCGAAGACGGAAAGCGCCGCCGACAGCGGATTGACCAGGAACCAGAACCACGCGGTGGAAATCACCCCGAGCGCGCTCGCGAACACGATCGACTCGCGCGGCGACACCATTCCGGTGACCAGCGGCCGCCGTTCGGTGCGGTGCATCAGCCGGTCGATGTCCCGGTCGATGTACATGTTGAAGGCGTTGGCGCTGCCCGCCGAGAGGTATCCGCCGAAGACGACCAGCAACACCAGTCCCAGATCCGGCAGCCCGTGCGCCGCCAGGAACATCACCGGAATGGTGCTGATCAGCAGCAGTTCGATGATGCGCGGCTTGGTGAGGGCCACGAATGCGAGAACCCGGGCCATCGGCGGGCGGGCGCCGGCGGGCGCATTTCCCACCAGCCCGGCCGGTCGGGATTCGACGGCTGTCACGAACACCCCATCAGCAGCGTTTTCGGCCGGGCCCGGGTGCCGCCCGGAAGCCGGTTTGCTCGTCAATACATAAGCGGAGGCAAGGGGTGTCGAGACGTCGAGGCCCGGACCCACTAGCAGGAAACTGTAGTCCCTCACCAGGGGCACGAAGCCTCCGGGGCATGCCCGCCGCACCGCCGGGTAGCCGACCGGAAGGTCGCCGCGTGCGCCGCCCCGTGCCCACCACGCGTCGTGCCTCGTCCCGCGTGTCCCCGCGGTCCGCCCGACCACGTGGACATCGGGGTGAACCACACGGTGAACGTCACCACCCGGGTGGCCGTCCTCCGAGCGAGGGAACATGCCGCCCCCGGTAGGCTCGGCCACGTGCCGGAGGCGCCGGGGCGAAGGTCCCGAGCCGGCCGCAATCATTCGGCGTATCCCGGAAGACCCCGGAAGGAGCCCTGACAAGGGTGAGCACCAAGCCGACCCCCGACAACAGCTCTCTCGACTGGAGCGACCTCGACAAGCGAGCCGTCGACACCGCTCGCGTGCTCGCGATGGACGCCGTTCAGAAGGTCGGTAACGGCCACCCCGGAACGGCCATGAGCCTGGCCCCGGCGGCCTACCTCATCTGGCAGAAGTTCCTGCGCCACGATCCGACCGACCCGGACTGGACCGGTCGCGACCGCTTCGTGTTGTCCCCGGGCCACACCAGCCTGACCCTCTACACCCAGCTCTACCTGTCCGGCTACGGCCTGACCCTGGACGACCTGAAGTCGTTCCGCACCTGGGGCAGCCGCACCCCCGGCCACCCCGAGCACGGCCACACCGCCGGTGTCGAGACCACCACCGGGCCGCTCGGCCAGGGCGTGGGCAACGCGGTCGGCATGGCGATGGCGGCCCGCTACGAGCGCGGCCTGTTCGACCCGGACGCGGCCCCCGGCGCCTCCCCGTTCGACCACACCATCTGGGTGATCGCCTCCGACGGCGACCTCGAAGAGGGCATCTCCGCCGAGGCCAGCTCACTCGCCGGGCACCAGAAGCTGGGCAACCTCGTCGTGCTCTACGACGACAACCACATCTCGATCGAGGGCGACACCGAGACCGCGTTCAGCGAGGACGTCCTCGCCCGCTACGCGGCCTACGGCTGGCACACCATCCGGGTCGAGCCGCAGGCCGACGGCGACATCGACATCGCGGCGCTGAGCGCGGCCCTGGAGGCGGGCAAGGCGGAGACCGGCCGGCCGACCATGATCGCCATGCGGACGATCATCGCCTGGCCCGCGCCCAACGCGCAGAACACCGGCAAGGCGCACGGCTCGGCGCTGGGCGCCGACGAGGTCGCGGCCACCAAGCGGGTACTCGGCTTCGACCCCGAGCAGTCCTTCGAGGTCGCCGACGAGGTGCTCGCGCACACGCACCAGGTGGTCGACCGGGGCCGTGCGGCGCACGACGCGTGGAAGAGCGCGTTCGCCAAGTGGGCCGAGACCAACCCCGAGCGCGCCGCCGAGCACGCCCGCATCGCCGCCCGTCGGCTGCCCGACGGCTGGGAGAAGGCGCTGCCGGAGTTCGAGGCCGGCAAGCCCGTCGCCACCCGCAAGGCCTCCGGCAAGGTGCTCGCCGCGCTCGGCCCGGTCGTCCCCGAGCTGTGGGGCGGCTCCGCCGACCTGGCCGAGTCCAACAACACCACCATCGACGAGGGCAGTTCGTTCCTGCCCGAGGGCAACCCCCTCAAGGGCGCGAGCCCGTACGGGCGCACCGTGCACTGGGGCATCCGCGAGCACGCCATGGGCTCGACCATGAACGGCATCGCGCTGCACGGCGGGACCCGGATCTACGGCGGCACCTTCCTGGTGTTCAGCGACTACATGCGCCCGGCCGTCCGGCTCGCCGCGCTGATGAAGCTGCCCACCACCTACGTGTGGACGCACGACTCGATCGGTCTCGGCGAGGACGGCCCCACCCACCAGCCGATCGAGCACATCGCCGCGCTGCGCGCGATCCCCGGCCTGGACGTGGTCCGCCCGGCGGACGCCAACGAGGTCGTGGTGGCCTGGCGCAAGATCCTGGAGACCACCGACCGTCCGGCCGGCATCCTGCTCACCCGCCAGGACGTACCGACGTGGGACCGGACCGAGTTCAACTCGGCCGAAGGCGTCGCGCACGGCGGTTACGTGCTGGCGGAAGCCTCCAGCGGAGTGCCCGAGGTGATCCTCATCGGCACCGGCTCCGAGGTGCAGACGGCGGTCGCCGCCCGCGAGGTGCTCGAAGCCGAGGGTGTGCCCACCCGGGTGGTCTCGATGCCGTGTGTCGAGTGGTTCAACGCGCAGGAGCAGGCGTACCGCGAGAAGGTGCTGCCGCCTTCGGTCAAGGCGCGCGTGTCGGTCGAGGCCGGCATCGCCCAGGGCTGGCGCGAGTTCGTCGGCGACACGGGTCGGATCGTCTCGCTGGAGCACTTCGGCGCGTCGGCGGACTACAAGAAGCTGTTCGCCGAGTTCGGGATGACCCACGAGGCCGTCGTTTCGGCCGCTCGGGAATCCCTGGCGCACGCCGGTAGCTGAAGAT includes these proteins:
- a CDS encoding tetratricopeptide repeat protein, with the translated sequence MRFGWLRRHERHLEEYRHRRESQSPCPGLATPETAPAAPSFAERGRTEGPDPAEPEPNPPGVVGAPAEVDDAEATRAEMLTEKARQLTRAGRHADAAAPARAAVRMLGALAARDHRRHGPALVGGLRAFAAVAAADGRTEDAVKVAASAAEHARRLAAFDHRAHRPLLALTLRELGARLGDHGDESAALGALHESVQLFRTLAARTPERYRVELALSLDELAGRLAAGGASEPALAAFTEAERLLGVGPPEARQAAVLLRHATLLARLGRGPEAIALAAEAVEVRRGYAGAEHAPAGRREDELAASLQSLGLLHSAAGAHDEAVDALEEAVRLRARRVRADPVLARRPEVPVTYALYGIVLVAAGRPADAVPPLAAALGVGTALNLDRVSDLAGDTLVRAHHADPDAVRNRWLAATGEELPGWIERGGRPLPHQADRRRVHRPVPQEALPVRD
- a CDS encoding heme o synthase codes for the protein MFVTAVESRPAGLVGNAPAGARPPMARVLAFVALTKPRIIELLLISTIPVMFLAAHGLPDLGLVLLVVFGGYLSAGSANAFNMYIDRDIDRLMHRTERRPLVTGMVSPRESIVFASALGVISTAWFWFLVNPLSAALSVFAIFYYVVVYTMLLKRRTPQNIVWGGIAGCMQVLIGWTAVTNSLDWAPVVLFAVVFFWTPPHYWPLSMKFTDDYTNAGVPMLPVVAGNKVVANQIVLYSWVMVGVSMLLWPAADTGPLYPIAAALLGAAWLWEAHGLQRRAKAEVTGAKLKEMRLFHWSITYLTLLFVAVAVDPLLF
- the tkt gene encoding transketolase, with translation MSTKPTPDNSSLDWSDLDKRAVDTARVLAMDAVQKVGNGHPGTAMSLAPAAYLIWQKFLRHDPTDPDWTGRDRFVLSPGHTSLTLYTQLYLSGYGLTLDDLKSFRTWGSRTPGHPEHGHTAGVETTTGPLGQGVGNAVGMAMAARYERGLFDPDAAPGASPFDHTIWVIASDGDLEEGISAEASSLAGHQKLGNLVVLYDDNHISIEGDTETAFSEDVLARYAAYGWHTIRVEPQADGDIDIAALSAALEAGKAETGRPTMIAMRTIIAWPAPNAQNTGKAHGSALGADEVAATKRVLGFDPEQSFEVADEVLAHTHQVVDRGRAAHDAWKSAFAKWAETNPERAAEHARIAARRLPDGWEKALPEFEAGKPVATRKASGKVLAALGPVVPELWGGSADLAESNNTTIDEGSSFLPEGNPLKGASPYGRTVHWGIREHAMGSTMNGIALHGGTRIYGGTFLVFSDYMRPAVRLAALMKLPTTYVWTHDSIGLGEDGPTHQPIEHIAALRAIPGLDVVRPADANEVVVAWRKILETTDRPAGILLTRQDVPTWDRTEFNSAEGVAHGGYVLAEASSGVPEVILIGTGSEVQTAVAAREVLEAEGVPTRVVSMPCVEWFNAQEQAYREKVLPPSVKARVSVEAGIAQGWREFVGDTGRIVSLEHFGASADYKKLFAEFGMTHEAVVSAARESLAHAGS